From a single Parambassis ranga chromosome 2, fParRan2.1, whole genome shotgun sequence genomic region:
- the LOC114431971 gene encoding CLIP-associating protein 1-B-like isoform X5: protein MEEEEEVSMEYLLEQVLHKDLGKRLQVGQEIMELILDQEKSPELEQDQTGLDRMVDAVASSWVNSSNFKVVLLGMDILSALVSRLQDRFRTQVGTVLPSLIDRLGDAKDQVRDQDQALLLKIMDQAANPQFVWERMMGGFKHKNNRTREGLCLCLISTLNVFGSQSLTLSKIVPHICNLLGDPTSQVRDGAMNCLVEIYRHVGERVRIDLGKKGLPQSRLNVIFSKFDEVQRSGNMVLSPLSDKNFEDDDSVDGGRSSSSSKAASLSGRKAVSMGSFRRPASAKSAGRDGSGAGAVDEEDFIQAFEDVPTVQIYSNREVEEAMTKVRDVLSDDKRDWELRVAALKKVRSLLLAGAAEFDGFPQQLRLMEAAFKLSAKDLRSQVVREACITLGHLSSVLGSRFDHAAEAIMPTLLNLVPNSAKVMATSGVAAIRLILRRTHYPRLIPIITSNCTSKSVAVRRRCYEFLDLLLQEWQTSSLERHGAVLMETIKKGIHDADAEARSVARKCYWSFHGHFSREAEQLYQGLESSYQKALQAHLRSGDSLMSLPASDRSSSSSQESLNRPLSVKTTVGSSSARSKAGHASRTPAAASSPSSLQRSRSDVDVNAAATATARTRMPAVPSAVQASPFSSASALPPGSYASLGRVRTRRTSAGNGPSVTDSRGRSRGKVVSQSQPGSRSGSPGRLLSSTYGRIPRPTMGGAAAATTASGASAGPSDKSRPRGHRSQGCSRETSPSRSGSARSRIPRPSMSQGCSRETSRESSRDTSPARGFSPLDRLSHQARISASVNAMRILNTGTEVEAAVADALLLGDSRSKRRPVRRRFESPGMYSDDDANSDASSACSERSYSSRNGGVAPHYMRQTEDVAEVLNHCASSNWSERKEGLLGLQNLLKSQRTLSRVELKRLCEIFTRMFADPHSKVFSMFLETLVDFIILHRDDLQDWLFVLLTQLLKKMGADLLGSVQAKVQKALDVTRESFPFEQQFNILMRFIVDQTQTPNLKVKVAILRYIEALARQMDPADFVNSSETRLAVSRIITWTTEPKSSDVRKAAQVVLIALFELNTPEFTMLLGALPKTFQDGTTKLLHNHLRNASANSGISMVSPSNPAGRTPPRQPSSRSSPLTSPTNCSHGGLSPSMLEYDSENLNSEEIYSSLRGVTEAIQNFSFRSQEDLMDPLRRDGKRDGVPGGGASPDCGDVVEGGRTALDNKTSLLNTPSPRSFAGPRFREYNPYNYTDSIGTLDKAALKEALYEDAVEQLRDGRRQECVENKILNPKGFPAGPAEQLELVGELLKELSQGQAGERGPEERRGTLLELLKVAREDSLVVWEEHFKTMLLLLLETLGDKDHTIRALALRVLKEVLRNQPARFKNYAELTIMKTLEAHKDSHKEVVRAAEEAASTLAGSIHPEQCIKVLCPIVQTADYPINLAAIKMQTRAIERITKEPLHQLLPDIIPGLLQGYDNTESSVRKASVFCLVAIYSVIGEELKPYLAQLTGSKMKLLNLYIKRAQTSTSNSSSSSDISSY, encoded by the exons atggaggaggaggaggaggtgagcatGGAGTACCTGCTGGAGCAGGTGCTGCACAAGGACCTGGGGAAGAGGCTCCAGGTGGGCCAGGAGATCATGGAGCTCATCCTGGACCAGGAGAAGTCTCCAGAGCTGGAGCAGGACCAGACCGGGCTGGACAGGATGGTGGACGCTGTGGCCAGCTCCTGGGTCAACTCCAGCAACTTCAAG gtggttTTACTTGGGATGGATATTCTGTCAGCTCTGGTCAGCAGGCTGCAGGACAGGTTCAGGACACAGGTTGGAACAG TTCTGCCGAGCCTGATCGATCGACTGGGGGACGCCAAAGACCAAGTTCGAGACCAGGACCAAGCGCTCTTACTGAAGATCATGGACCAAGCTGCTAACCCACAG TTTGTGTGGGAGCGAATGATGGGAGGCTTCAAACACAAGAACAACAGGACCAGAGAAGGACTGTGCCTGTGTCTCATCTCAACTCTAAATGT GTTTGGATCCCAGAGTCTGACGCTCAGTAAAATCGTTCCTCACATCTGTAACCTCCTCGGAGATCCCACCAGTCAG GTGCGTGATGGAGCCATGAACTGCCTGGTGGAGATCTACCGCCATGTTGGAGAGCGAGTGCGAATCGACCTGGGAAAGAAGGGTCTGCCTCAGTCACG GCTGAACGTCATCTTCAGTAAGTTTGACGAAGTTCAGAGGTCGGGGAACATggtgctgtcacctctgtcag acAAGAACTTTGAGGACGATGACTCGGTGGACGGCGGCcgctcctcctcttcgtccaaAGCTGCCTCGCTGTCCGGGAGGAAGGCAGTGAGCATGGGTTCGTTCCGACGCCCCGCCTCCGCCAAGTCTGCAG GGAGGGACGGGTCTGGTGCCGGAGCTGTGGATGAGGAGGACTTCATCCAAGCATTCGAGGATGTTCCCACGGTGCAG atCTACTCtaacagagaggtggaggaggccatGACGAAGGTTCGAGACGTGCTGTCAGACGACAAGCGGGACTGGGAGCTCAGAGTGGCAGCT ctgaagaaGGTGCGATCGCTGCTGCTGGCTGGCGCAGCTGAGTTCGACGGCTTTCCGCAGCAGCTGCGGCTCATGGAGGCGGCGTTCAAACTGTCCGCCAAGGACCTCCGGTCTCAGGTGGTGAGAGAGGCTTGCATCACTCTGGG CCACTTGTCATCGGTCCTCGGCAGCCGCTTCGACCATGCAGCGGAGGCCATCATGCCAACTCTCCTCAACCTGGTCCCCAACAGTGCCAAAGTCATGGCCACCTCTGGCGTGGCCGCTATCCGCCTCATCCTCCGA CGCACACACTACCCTCGACTAATCCCCATCATCACCAGCAACTGTACCTCCAAATCTGTGGCGGTCAGAAG gcgCTGCTATGAGTTCTtggacctgctgctgcaggaatgGCAGACCAGCTCCCTGGAGAG acatGGGGCAGTGTTAATGGAGACTATAAAGAAAGGGATCCATGACGCAGACGCCGAAGCTCGctctgttgccaggaa atgttacTGGAGCTTCCACGGACACTTCAGCAGGGAGGCGGAGCAGCTCTACCAGGGGCTGGAGTCGTCCTATCAGAAGGCTCTGCAGGCTCACCTGAGGAGCGGAGACAGTCTGATGTCGCTGCCGGCCTCTGATCGCTCGTCCTCTTCATCTCAGGAGAGTCTGAA TCGACCCCTGTCAGTAAAGACCACCGTTGGAAGCAGCTCGGCCAGAT CCAAAGCCGGCCACGCCTCCCGCACacctgctgcagcctcctccccAAGTTCGCTCCAGCGGTCTCGCAGCGACGTGGACGTGAACGCCGCGGCCACCGCCACCGCCCGCACCAGGATGCCCGCTGTGCCGTCCGCCGTGCAGGCGTCGCCTTTCAGCTCGGCCTCGGCTCTGCCTCCCGGATCCTATGCTTCACTCG GTCGAGTGCGAACGAGGAGGACGAGTGCAGGAAACGGCCCGTCGGTGACAGACAGCCGGGGTCGGAGCCGAGGGAAAGTCGTCTCGCAGTCCCAAC CTGGCAGTCGTTCAGGGTCTCCCGGGCGCCTGCTGAGCTCCACCTACGGCAGGATCCCCAGGCCGACCATGGGCGGCGCCGCCGCCGCAACCACCGCCAGCGGTGCCTCCGCCGGCCCGTCCGACAAGAGCCGACCTCGAGGTCACCGCAGCCAGGGCTGCAGCCGCGAGACCAGCCCCAGCAGATCAGGCtcag CCCGGAGTCGAATCCCTCGACCCAGCATGAGTCAGGGCTGCAGCCGCGAAACCAGTCGCGAGAGCAGCCGTGACACCAGCCCTGCCAGGGGTTTCTCCCCCCTGG ACCGACTGTCCCATCAGGCTCGGATCTCGGCCTCCGTCAACGCCATGAGGATCCTCAACACGGGCACGGAGGTGGAGGCGGCCGTGGCAGACGCTCTG CTCTTAGGAGACTCGAGGAGTAAG CGGAGGCCGGTGAGGCGGCGCTTTGAGTCGCCAGGCATGTACTCCGATGACGACGCCAACAGCGACGCCTCCAGCGCCTGCTCGGAGCGCTCGTACAGCTCCCGCAACGGCGGCGTGGCGCCTCACTACATGCGTCAGACGGAGGACGTGGCGGAGGTGCTGAACCACTGCGCCAGCTCCAACTGGTccgagaggaaggaggggcTGCTGGGACTGCAGAACCTGCTGAAGAGCCAGAGGACGCTCAG CCGGGTGGAGCTGAAGAGGCTCTGTGAGATCTTCACCAGGATGTTTGCAGACCCCCACAGCAAG GTCTTCAGCATGTTCCTGGAGACTCTGGTGGACTTCATCATCCTGCACAGGGACGACCTGCAGGACTGGCTCTTTGTCCTGCTCACTCAGCTGCTGAAGAAGATGGGGGCCGACCTGCTGGGCTCCGTCCAGGCCAAAGTCCAGAAGGCCCTGGATGTCACAAG AGAATCCTTCCCGTTTGAGCAGCAGTTCAACATCCTGATGCGCTTCATCGTGGATCAGACGCAGACGCCCAACCTGAAGGTGAAAGTGGCCATCCTGCGCTACATCGAGGCTTTGGCTCGCCAGATGGATCCCGCCGACTTCGTTAACTCCAGCGAGACGCGCCTCGCAGTCTCTCGAATCATCACGTGGACCACCGAGCCCAAAAGCTCCGACGTCCGCAAG gcggcCCAGGTGGTGCTGATCGCCCTCTTTGAGCTGAACACACCAGAGTTCACCATGCTGCTGGGCGCTCTGCCTAAAACCTTCCAGGATGGCACCACCAAGCTGCTGCACAACCACCTGAGGAACGCCAGCGCCAACAGCGGCATCAGCATG gtGTCTCCCAGTAACCCGGCCGGTCGGACTCCGCCTCGCCAGcccagcagccgcagcagcccGCTGACCTCGCCCACCAACTGCTCCCACGGCGGCCTCTCTCCCAG CATGTTGGAGTACGACAGCGAGAACCTGAACTCTGAGGAGATCTACAGCTCTCTGCGCGGCGTCACTGAGGCCATCCAGAACTTCAGCTTCCGCAGCCAGGAGGACCTGATGGATCCGCTGAGACGGGACGGCAAGAGGGACGGCGTG CCTGGAGGCGGGGCGTCCCCGGACTGCGGGGACGTGGTGGAGGGTGGGCGCACGGCTCTGGATAACAAGACGTCTCTGCTGAACACTCCTTCGCCACGATCGTTTGCCGGGCCGCGGTTCAGAGAGTACAACCCGTACAACTACACGGACAGCATCGGCACGCTGGACAAGGCGGCGCTGAAGGAGGCGCTGTACGAGGACGCGGTGGAGCAGCTGAGAGACG GCCGCCGACAAGAGTGTGTTGAAAATAAGATCCTGAACCCCAAAGGTTTCCCCG CgggccctgcagagcagctggagctggtCGGGGAGCTGCTGAAGGAGCTCTCACAGGGCCAGGCGGGGGAGAGGGGCCCCGAGGAGCGTCGGGGGACCCTTCTGGAGCTGCTGAAGGTGGCCCGTGAGGACAGCCTGGTGGTGTGGGAGGAACACTTCAAGACCATGCTGTTGCTGCTCCTGGAGACGCTGGGAGACAAAGAC CACACGATCCGGGCCCTCGCTCTGCGAGTCCTCAAGGAGGTCCTGAGGAACCAGCCGGCCCGCTTCAAGAACTACGCTGAGCTCACCATCATGAAGACGCTGGAGGCCCACAAAGACTCGCACAAGGAG GTGGTGCGAGCAGCTGAGGAGGCGGCCTCCACGCTGGCGGGCTCCATCCACCCGGAGCAGTGCATCAAGGTGCTCTGTCCCATCGTGCAGACGGCCGACTACCCCATCAACCTGGCCGCCATCAAGATGCAGACGAGGGCCATCGAACGCATCACCAAGGAGCCGCTGCATCAGCTGCTGCCCGACATCATCCCCGGGCTCCTGCAG GGCTACGACAACACTGAGAGCAGCGTGAGGAAGGCCAGCGTCTTCTGCCTGGTGGCCATCTACTCTGTGATCGGGGAGGAGCTGAAGCCGTACCTGGCTCAGCTGACCGGCAGCAAG ATGAAGCTGCTCAACCTGTACATCAAGAGGGCTCAGACCTCcaccagcaacagcagcagctcctccgaCATCTCCTCCTACTGA
- the LOC114431971 gene encoding CLIP-associating protein 1-B-like isoform X2 has product MEEEEEVSMEYLLEQVLHKDLGKRLQVGQEIMELILDQEKSPELEQDQTGLDRMVDAVASSWVNSSNFKVVLLGMDILSALVSRLQDRFRTQVGTVLPSLIDRLGDAKDQVRDQDQALLLKIMDQAANPQFVWERMMGGFKHKNNRTREGLCLCLISTLNVFGSQSLTLSKIVPHICNLLGDPTSQVRDGAMNCLVEIYRHVGERVRIDLGKKGLPQSRLNVIFSKFDEVQRSGNMVLSPLSDKNFEDDDSVDGGRSSSSSKAASLSGRKAVSMGSFRRPASAKSAGRDGSGAGAVDEEDFIQAFEDVPTVQIYSNREVEEAMTKVRDVLSDDKRDWELRVAALKKVRSLLLAGAAEFDGFPQQLRLMEAAFKLSAKDLRSQVVREACITLGHLSSVLGSRFDHAAEAIMPTLLNLVPNSAKVMATSGVAAIRLILRRTHYPRLIPIITSNCTSKSVAVRRRCYEFLDLLLQEWQTSSLERHGAVLMETIKKGIHDADAEARSVARKCYWSFHGHFSREAEQLYQGLESSYQKALQAHLRSGDSLMSLPASDRSSSSSQESLNRPLSVKTTVGSSSARSKAGHASRTPAAASSPSSLQRSRSDVDVNAAATATARTRMPAVPSAVQASPFSSASALPPGSYASLGRVRTRRTSAGNGPSVTDSRGRSRGKVVSQSQPGSRSGSPGRLLSSTYGRIPRPTMGGAAAATTASGASAGPSDKSRPRGHRSQGCSRETSPSRSGSARSRIPRPSMSQGCSRETSRESSRDTSPARGFSPLDRLSHQARISASVNAMRILNTGTEVEAAVADALLLGDSRSKRRPVRRRFESPGMYSDDDANSDASSACSERSYSSRNGGVAPHYMRQTEDVAEVLNHCASSNWSERKEGLLGLQNLLKSQRTLSRVELKRLCEIFTRMFADPHSKVFSMFLETLVDFIILHRDDLQDWLFVLLTQLLKKMGADLLGSVQAKVQKALDVTRESFPFEQQFNILMRFIVDQTQTPNLKVKVAILRYIEALARQMDPADFVNSSETRLAVSRIITWTTEPKSSDVRKTLHNWAGEDFSGRPSTVASLPGEGNLEERCKQAAQVVLIALFELNTPEFTMLLGALPKTFQDGTTKLLHNHLRNASANSGISMVSPSNPAGRTPPRQPSSRSSPLTSPTNCSHGGLSPSMLEYDSENLNSEEIYSSLRGVTEAIQNFSFRSQEDLMDPLRRDGKRDGVPGGGASPDCGDVVEGGRTALDNKTSLLNTPSPRSFAGPRFREYNPYNYTDSIGTLDKAALKEALYEDAVEQLRDGRRQECVENKILNPKGFPAGPAEQLELVGELLKELSQGQAGERGPEERRGTLLELLKVAREDSLVVWEEHFKTMLLLLLETLGDKDHTIRALALRVLKEVLRNQPARFKNYAELTIMKTLEAHKDSHKEVVRAAEEAASTLAGSIHPEQCIKVLCPIVQTADYPINLAAIKMQTRAIERITKEPLHQLLPDIIPGLLQGYDNTESSVRKASVFCLVAIYSVIGEELKPYLAQLTGSKMKLLNLYIKRAQTSTSNSSSSSDISSY; this is encoded by the exons atggaggaggaggaggaggtgagcatGGAGTACCTGCTGGAGCAGGTGCTGCACAAGGACCTGGGGAAGAGGCTCCAGGTGGGCCAGGAGATCATGGAGCTCATCCTGGACCAGGAGAAGTCTCCAGAGCTGGAGCAGGACCAGACCGGGCTGGACAGGATGGTGGACGCTGTGGCCAGCTCCTGGGTCAACTCCAGCAACTTCAAG gtggttTTACTTGGGATGGATATTCTGTCAGCTCTGGTCAGCAGGCTGCAGGACAGGTTCAGGACACAGGTTGGAACAG TTCTGCCGAGCCTGATCGATCGACTGGGGGACGCCAAAGACCAAGTTCGAGACCAGGACCAAGCGCTCTTACTGAAGATCATGGACCAAGCTGCTAACCCACAG TTTGTGTGGGAGCGAATGATGGGAGGCTTCAAACACAAGAACAACAGGACCAGAGAAGGACTGTGCCTGTGTCTCATCTCAACTCTAAATGT GTTTGGATCCCAGAGTCTGACGCTCAGTAAAATCGTTCCTCACATCTGTAACCTCCTCGGAGATCCCACCAGTCAG GTGCGTGATGGAGCCATGAACTGCCTGGTGGAGATCTACCGCCATGTTGGAGAGCGAGTGCGAATCGACCTGGGAAAGAAGGGTCTGCCTCAGTCACG GCTGAACGTCATCTTCAGTAAGTTTGACGAAGTTCAGAGGTCGGGGAACATggtgctgtcacctctgtcag acAAGAACTTTGAGGACGATGACTCGGTGGACGGCGGCcgctcctcctcttcgtccaaAGCTGCCTCGCTGTCCGGGAGGAAGGCAGTGAGCATGGGTTCGTTCCGACGCCCCGCCTCCGCCAAGTCTGCAG GGAGGGACGGGTCTGGTGCCGGAGCTGTGGATGAGGAGGACTTCATCCAAGCATTCGAGGATGTTCCCACGGTGCAG atCTACTCtaacagagaggtggaggaggccatGACGAAGGTTCGAGACGTGCTGTCAGACGACAAGCGGGACTGGGAGCTCAGAGTGGCAGCT ctgaagaaGGTGCGATCGCTGCTGCTGGCTGGCGCAGCTGAGTTCGACGGCTTTCCGCAGCAGCTGCGGCTCATGGAGGCGGCGTTCAAACTGTCCGCCAAGGACCTCCGGTCTCAGGTGGTGAGAGAGGCTTGCATCACTCTGGG CCACTTGTCATCGGTCCTCGGCAGCCGCTTCGACCATGCAGCGGAGGCCATCATGCCAACTCTCCTCAACCTGGTCCCCAACAGTGCCAAAGTCATGGCCACCTCTGGCGTGGCCGCTATCCGCCTCATCCTCCGA CGCACACACTACCCTCGACTAATCCCCATCATCACCAGCAACTGTACCTCCAAATCTGTGGCGGTCAGAAG gcgCTGCTATGAGTTCTtggacctgctgctgcaggaatgGCAGACCAGCTCCCTGGAGAG acatGGGGCAGTGTTAATGGAGACTATAAAGAAAGGGATCCATGACGCAGACGCCGAAGCTCGctctgttgccaggaa atgttacTGGAGCTTCCACGGACACTTCAGCAGGGAGGCGGAGCAGCTCTACCAGGGGCTGGAGTCGTCCTATCAGAAGGCTCTGCAGGCTCACCTGAGGAGCGGAGACAGTCTGATGTCGCTGCCGGCCTCTGATCGCTCGTCCTCTTCATCTCAGGAGAGTCTGAA TCGACCCCTGTCAGTAAAGACCACCGTTGGAAGCAGCTCGGCCAGAT CCAAAGCCGGCCACGCCTCCCGCACacctgctgcagcctcctccccAAGTTCGCTCCAGCGGTCTCGCAGCGACGTGGACGTGAACGCCGCGGCCACCGCCACCGCCCGCACCAGGATGCCCGCTGTGCCGTCCGCCGTGCAGGCGTCGCCTTTCAGCTCGGCCTCGGCTCTGCCTCCCGGATCCTATGCTTCACTCG GTCGAGTGCGAACGAGGAGGACGAGTGCAGGAAACGGCCCGTCGGTGACAGACAGCCGGGGTCGGAGCCGAGGGAAAGTCGTCTCGCAGTCCCAAC CTGGCAGTCGTTCAGGGTCTCCCGGGCGCCTGCTGAGCTCCACCTACGGCAGGATCCCCAGGCCGACCATGGGCGGCGCCGCCGCCGCAACCACCGCCAGCGGTGCCTCCGCCGGCCCGTCCGACAAGAGCCGACCTCGAGGTCACCGCAGCCAGGGCTGCAGCCGCGAGACCAGCCCCAGCAGATCAGGCtcag CCCGGAGTCGAATCCCTCGACCCAGCATGAGTCAGGGCTGCAGCCGCGAAACCAGTCGCGAGAGCAGCCGTGACACCAGCCCTGCCAGGGGTTTCTCCCCCCTGG ACCGACTGTCCCATCAGGCTCGGATCTCGGCCTCCGTCAACGCCATGAGGATCCTCAACACGGGCACGGAGGTGGAGGCGGCCGTGGCAGACGCTCTG CTCTTAGGAGACTCGAGGAGTAAG CGGAGGCCGGTGAGGCGGCGCTTTGAGTCGCCAGGCATGTACTCCGATGACGACGCCAACAGCGACGCCTCCAGCGCCTGCTCGGAGCGCTCGTACAGCTCCCGCAACGGCGGCGTGGCGCCTCACTACATGCGTCAGACGGAGGACGTGGCGGAGGTGCTGAACCACTGCGCCAGCTCCAACTGGTccgagaggaaggaggggcTGCTGGGACTGCAGAACCTGCTGAAGAGCCAGAGGACGCTCAG CCGGGTGGAGCTGAAGAGGCTCTGTGAGATCTTCACCAGGATGTTTGCAGACCCCCACAGCAAG GTCTTCAGCATGTTCCTGGAGACTCTGGTGGACTTCATCATCCTGCACAGGGACGACCTGCAGGACTGGCTCTTTGTCCTGCTCACTCAGCTGCTGAAGAAGATGGGGGCCGACCTGCTGGGCTCCGTCCAGGCCAAAGTCCAGAAGGCCCTGGATGTCACAAG AGAATCCTTCCCGTTTGAGCAGCAGTTCAACATCCTGATGCGCTTCATCGTGGATCAGACGCAGACGCCCAACCTGAAGGTGAAAGTGGCCATCCTGCGCTACATCGAGGCTTTGGCTCGCCAGATGGATCCCGCCGACTTCGTTAACTCCAGCGAGACGCGCCTCGCAGTCTCTCGAATCATCACGTGGACCACCGAGCCCAAAAGCTCCGACGTCCGCAAG ACCCTTCATAACTGGGCAGGGGAGGATTTCTCAGGCCGACCCAGCACCGTGGCCTCTCTGCCCGGGGAGGGCAACCTGGAGGAGAGGTGCAAGCAG gcggcCCAGGTGGTGCTGATCGCCCTCTTTGAGCTGAACACACCAGAGTTCACCATGCTGCTGGGCGCTCTGCCTAAAACCTTCCAGGATGGCACCACCAAGCTGCTGCACAACCACCTGAGGAACGCCAGCGCCAACAGCGGCATCAGCATG gtGTCTCCCAGTAACCCGGCCGGTCGGACTCCGCCTCGCCAGcccagcagccgcagcagcccGCTGACCTCGCCCACCAACTGCTCCCACGGCGGCCTCTCTCCCAG CATGTTGGAGTACGACAGCGAGAACCTGAACTCTGAGGAGATCTACAGCTCTCTGCGCGGCGTCACTGAGGCCATCCAGAACTTCAGCTTCCGCAGCCAGGAGGACCTGATGGATCCGCTGAGACGGGACGGCAAGAGGGACGGCGTG CCTGGAGGCGGGGCGTCCCCGGACTGCGGGGACGTGGTGGAGGGTGGGCGCACGGCTCTGGATAACAAGACGTCTCTGCTGAACACTCCTTCGCCACGATCGTTTGCCGGGCCGCGGTTCAGAGAGTACAACCCGTACAACTACACGGACAGCATCGGCACGCTGGACAAGGCGGCGCTGAAGGAGGCGCTGTACGAGGACGCGGTGGAGCAGCTGAGAGACG GCCGCCGACAAGAGTGTGTTGAAAATAAGATCCTGAACCCCAAAGGTTTCCCCG CgggccctgcagagcagctggagctggtCGGGGAGCTGCTGAAGGAGCTCTCACAGGGCCAGGCGGGGGAGAGGGGCCCCGAGGAGCGTCGGGGGACCCTTCTGGAGCTGCTGAAGGTGGCCCGTGAGGACAGCCTGGTGGTGTGGGAGGAACACTTCAAGACCATGCTGTTGCTGCTCCTGGAGACGCTGGGAGACAAAGAC CACACGATCCGGGCCCTCGCTCTGCGAGTCCTCAAGGAGGTCCTGAGGAACCAGCCGGCCCGCTTCAAGAACTACGCTGAGCTCACCATCATGAAGACGCTGGAGGCCCACAAAGACTCGCACAAGGAG GTGGTGCGAGCAGCTGAGGAGGCGGCCTCCACGCTGGCGGGCTCCATCCACCCGGAGCAGTGCATCAAGGTGCTCTGTCCCATCGTGCAGACGGCCGACTACCCCATCAACCTGGCCGCCATCAAGATGCAGACGAGGGCCATCGAACGCATCACCAAGGAGCCGCTGCATCAGCTGCTGCCCGACATCATCCCCGGGCTCCTGCAG GGCTACGACAACACTGAGAGCAGCGTGAGGAAGGCCAGCGTCTTCTGCCTGGTGGCCATCTACTCTGTGATCGGGGAGGAGCTGAAGCCGTACCTGGCTCAGCTGACCGGCAGCAAG ATGAAGCTGCTCAACCTGTACATCAAGAGGGCTCAGACCTCcaccagcaacagcagcagctcctccgaCATCTCCTCCTACTGA